In one window of Helianthus annuus cultivar XRQ/B chromosome 17, HanXRQr2.0-SUNRISE, whole genome shotgun sequence DNA:
- the LOC110915137 gene encoding zinc finger protein ZAT1, whose protein sequence is MEEDQDEVRLKFSTLMTNGNGMEIGNGNGNGNGNENYGLRENRKKTWRAVDSTTFPFPNEKICKQCGKGFQSLKALCGHMACHSEKDRNFKDYDHSWTSENNVDHDEKVVIEGYSDTEEPEFQDPTRVTRSKSKKYMKVVVKPYSFNYNNGSPNVSDIDELEQEEVAMVLMMLSKDSGNWGGVNSVLETSDNDSAVMEIKPSSIDMTRPVEPDVSIEEWLRNGDGNKKSKISYEEKLEIRRNLFKEFAYRDSLRKKIRVDDDSYNPELERDGTSKKRNKYECLSCNKIFTSFQGLGGHRPCHKKNHAFGSKNDDVENSLEGDFTPTRKPKYDYKLKAKKNKGHECPICYRMFKSGQALGGHKRSHFLNRAIDHFAAMDHDAPSCSDMIDLNLPAPEEE, encoded by the coding sequence ATGGAAGAAGATCAAGATGAAGTGAGATTGAAGTTTTCAACTTTGATGACTAATGGGAATGGAATGGAGATtgggaatgggaatgggaatgggaatgggaatGAGAATTACGGGTTGAGAGAGAACCGGAAGAAGACATGGAGAGCGGTTGATTCGACGACGTTTCCATTCCCGAATGAGAAGATTTGCAAGCAATGTGGAAAAGGGTTTCAATCTTTAAAAGCGTTATGCGGTCATATGGCGTGTCATTCGGAAAAAGATCGAAACTTTAAGGATTATGATCATTCTTGGACAAGTGAGAATAATGTTGATCATGACGAGAAGGTAGTTATCGAGGGATATTCGGACACTGAAGAACCCGAGTTTCAAGACCCGACCCGTGTGACAAGATCCAAGTCCAAGAAGTACATGAAAGTTGTGGTTAAACCGTATTCGTTTAATTACAATAACGGGTCTCCTAATGTTTCCGATATTGATGAACTGGAACAAGAAGAGGTTGCTATGGTTTTGATGATGTTGTCGAAAGATTCCGGCAACTGGGGTGGTGTTAATTCGGTGTTAGAAACATCCGACAACGATTCTGCCGTTATGGAGATAAAACCGTCTTCAATCGACATGACTAGACCAGTGGAACCCGACGTTTCGATTGAGGAATGGCTTAGAAATGGTGACGGAAACAAGAAGTCGAAAATATCGTACGAAGAAAAACTTGAAATAAGAAGGAACTTGTTCAAAGAATTCGCGTATCGCGATTCTTTAAGAAAAAAAATCCGTGTTGATGATGATTCGTATAACCCTGAGCTAGAACGCGATGGAACGAGTAAAAAAAGAAACAAGTATGAATGCTTAAGTTGCAACAAGATTTTCACTTCATTTCAAGGGCTTGGTGGGCATAGACCATGTCACAAAAAGAATCACGCTTTCGGGTCCAAAAACGATGATGTTGAAAACAGTTTAGAGGGTGATTTTACACCTACTCGAAAGCCAAAATACGATTACAAACTAAAGGCGAAAAAGAACAAAGGGCACGAGTGCCCGATTTGTTATAGGATGTTTAAATCAGGGCAAGCTTTAGGAGGTCACAAGAGGTCTCATTTTCTCAACCGCGCAATCGATCATTTTGCAGCTATGGATCACGACGCACCGTCATGTTCGGATATGATTGATCTCAATCTCCCTGCTCCAGAAGAAGAGTAG